The following are encoded in a window of candidate division WOR-3 bacterium genomic DNA:
- a CDS encoding TetR/AcrR family transcriptional regulator, with amino-acid sequence MRPYSQEKRLAILQAAFSEVSERGYFETKVDDIARRAGVAKGTVYLYFRDKPEIYLGLVDWLLCRALDIVSAIDARPLAPEKKLQQVFTEWAEHVFTRPGILTLVSLEHINVPEDAVKRFHRAILPRLRQMVEAVARIIRPGIKSGIFRRVDARLAALGFLQAFRTSIIAHRHDIGLRGRTTEVLDLFLSGLMARTKE; translated from the coding sequence ATGAGGCCCTACTCACAGGAAAAGCGGCTTGCCATTCTCCAGGCTGCGTTCAGTGAAGTATCGGAGCGCGGCTACTTCGAGACCAAAGTTGACGACATTGCCCGCCGGGCCGGGGTAGCAAAGGGCACGGTGTACCTCTACTTCCGCGACAAACCGGAAATCTATCTCGGCCTGGTGGACTGGCTTCTCTGCCGGGCCCTCGACATCGTCTCTGCGATTGACGCCCGTCCGCTCGCTCCGGAAAAGAAGCTACAACAAGTCTTCACCGAATGGGCCGAGCACGTATTCACCCGTCCCGGTATCCTGACGCTAGTTTCACTGGAACACATCAACGTACCGGAAGACGCGGTCAAGCGTTTCCATCGCGCGATTCTTCCACGCCTGCGACAGATGGTCGAAGCCGTGGCCCGGATAATCCGGCCCGGCATCAAGTCTGGCATCTTCCGCCGGGTAGATGCCCGGCTGGCCGCGCTCGGGTTCCTGCAGGCATTCCGGACTAGCATCATTGCCCACCGCCATGACATCGGGCTCCGGGGCCGGACAACTGAAGTACTCGACCTGTTTCTCTCCGGCCTCATGGCCCGAACCAAGGAATAA